From a single Aquarana catesbeiana isolate 2022-GZ linkage group LG09, ASM4218655v1, whole genome shotgun sequence genomic region:
- the CKM gene encoding creatine kinase M-type, whose amino-acid sequence MPFGNTHNAFKLNFSAEEEYPDLTKHNNHMAKALTPDIYKKLRDKCTPSGFTLDDIIQTGVDNPGHPYIMTVGCVAGDEESYEVFKDLLDKVIEDRHNGYKPTDKHKTDLNWNNLKGGDDLDPNYVLSSRVRTGRSIKGYTLPPHCSRGERRAIENLSIKALSSLTGEFKGKYYPLKDMTDAEQQQLIDDHFLFDKPVSPLLLAAGMARDWPDARGIWHNDNKSFLVWVNEEDHLRVISMEKGGNMKTVFKRFCEGLQKIEEIFKSAGHPFSWSEHLGYILTCPSNLGTGLRGGVHVKLPNLSKHAKFEEILTRLRLQKRGTGGVDTAAVGGTFDISNADRLGFSEVEQVQMVVDGVKLMIEMEKKLEKGQPIDDLVPAQK is encoded by the exons ATGCCTTTCGGAAACACCCACAATGCTTTCAAGCTGAACTTCTCAGCTGAGGAGGAATACCCAGATCTCACCAAGCATAACAACCATATGGCCAAGGCCCTGACACCTGACATCTACAAGAAGCTGAGAGATAAGTGTACTCCCAGTGGCTTCACCCTTGATGACATCATCCAGACTGGTGTGGACAACCCAG GTCACCCTTACATCATGACTGTGGGCTGCGTCGCTGGTGACGAGGAATCCTATGAAGTCTTCAAGGACCTGCTTGACAAAGTCATTGAGGATCGTCACAACGGCTACAAACCCACCGACAAGCACAAGACCGACCTGAACTGGAACAACCTGAAG GGTGGAGATGACTTGGACCCAAactacgttctgagcagccgtGTCAGGACTGGCCGCAGCATCAAGGGATACACCCTCCCCCCACACTGCAGCCGCGGTGAGCGTCGTGCCATTGAGAACTTGTCCATCAAAG CTCTCAGCAGTCTGACTGGAGAGTTCAAGGGAAAGTACTACCCCCTGAAGGACATGACAGACGCCGAGCAGCAGCAGCTGATTGATGACCACTTCCTCTTTGACAAGCCTGTGTCTCCTCTTCTGCTGGCCGCCGGTATGGCCCGTGACTGGCCCGATGCCCGTGGTATCTG GCACAACGACAACAAGTCCTTCCTTGTGTGGGTAAATGAAGAGGACCACCTGAGAGTCATCTCCATGGAGAAGGGAGGCAACATGAAGACAGTGTTCAAACGCTTCTGTGAGGGTCTTCAGAAG ATTGAGGAGATCTTCAAGTCTGCAGGACATCCCTTCAGCTGGAGCGAGCATCTTGGTTACATCCTTACTTGCCCATCCAACTTGGGCACAGGTCTGAGAGGTGGTGTCCATGTCAAGCTTCCCAACCTCAGCAAACACGCCAAATTTGAGGAGATCCTGACCAGACTGCGTCTGCAGAAGAGAGGCACTG GTGGTGTGGACACAGCTGCAGTCGGTGGCACCTTTGATATCTCCAATGCTGACAGATTGGGCTTCTCTGAGGTCGAACAGGTCCAGATGGTGGTTGATGGTGTGAAGCTGATGATTGAGATGGAGAAGAAGCTGGAGAAGGGACAGCCCATCGATGACTTGGTGCCAGCCCAGAAGTAA